A window of the Xenopus laevis strain J_2021 chromosome 9_10L, Xenopus_laevis_v10.1, whole genome shotgun sequence genome harbors these coding sequences:
- the igfals.L gene encoding insulin like growth factor binding protein acid labile subunit L homeolog precursor, with the protein MGHTGTGFMFQVVVWSILTSSSLGAEPISTALETSPCPAPCVCTYDYSEEYSVFCSSRNLTHVPELLLLPSARSLWLDGNNLTSVQAGAFNNVAYLDFLNLQSSQVANLEQNALHGLKALAHLHLERNMLKFLSPNTFTHTQNLVSLSLNNNLFSKVEDGLFSGLSNLWYLNLGWNLLVVLPEMVFQDLKNLRELILAGNHLVYLQPLLFVSLGELKELDLSGNTLRGIKANVFTRQQKTQKLYLNHNHISTVAPKAFSGMKTLRWLDLSHNRLSALYEDTFFGLSGLNVLRLTNNSLTSLRPRIFKDLQFLVELNLGQNKIKILLERTFEGLGQLELLSLNHNNVQEIRQGSFIGLLNVAVINLSGNCLKSLPERCFNGLGKLHSLHMENSCLSQVKSQMFAGLSTIRRLFLQHNEIVAIDDHSFTDLHDLLELDLRFNKLTHLSSRSFIGLKNLSYLLLSSNQILTISPEVFMSVQQLQWLDLSDNQLKTLTEETFVPLSSLRYLSLKNNYLKSLSVDSLIALSTMQQLWLNGNQWDCSCSLKGLRDLALRNSTIVPHLVQSVSEGDDTASPVYNNITCASPPEAMGQDIRDLSEGHFAHCL; encoded by the exons ATGGGACACACAGGAACAG GTTTTATGTTCCAAGTTGTTGTGTGGAGCATTCTGACTTCTAGTTCATTGGGAGCAGAGCCAATATCCACAGCCCTGGAGACATCTCCATGTCCAGCACCCTGTGTGTGCACGTATGACTACAGTGAGGAGTACAGTGTGTTCTGCAGCTCCCGAAATCTCACTCATGTTCCtgagctgctgctgcttcccAGCGCTCGATCTCTATGGCTTGATGGAAACAACCTTACAAGTGTGCAGGCAGGAGCCTTCAATAATGTCGCTTATCTGGACTTTCTCAATCTGCAGAGCAGCCAGGTAGCTAACCTAGAGCAAAACGCCCTACATGGCCTCAAGGCTCTGGCTCATCTCCACTTGGAAAGGAACATGTTGAAATTCTTATCTCCAAACACTTTCACTCATACTCAGAATTTGGTCTCCCTTAGCCTTAACAACAACCTCTTTTCCAAAGTTGAAGATGGACTGTTTTCCGGTCTCTCAAACCTGTGGTACCTTAATTTAGGTTGGAACTTGTTAGTGGTGTTACCTGAAATGGTGTTCCAAGACTTGAAAAACCTGAGGGAACTCATCCTGGCTGGGAATCACCTGGTGTATCTGCAGCCTTTGCTCTTCGTTAGTCTTGGGGAGCTAAAAGAACTAGATTTGAGTGGGAACACTCTGAGAGGAATTAAGGCTAATGTGTTCACAAGGCAGCAGAAGACCCAAAAACTCTATCTTAATCACAACCACATTTCAACTGTTGCTCCTAAAGCTTTCTCAGGCATGAAGACCCTACGTTGGCTGGACCTGTCTCACAACCGACTGTCAGCTCTGTACGAGGACACCTTTTTTGGTCTATCAGGCCTCAATGTTCTACGTCTGACCAATAATTCTCTCACAAGCCTAAGGCCTAGAATTTTCAAGGATCTCCAGTTTTTAGTTGAGCTCAACCTCGGCCAAAATAAAATCAAGATTCTCCTGGAACGGACTTTTGAAGGTCTTGGTCAACTCGAGTTGCTGTCTTTGAATCACAATAACGTTCAGGAAATCCGCCAAGGCTCATTCATTGGGCTGCTTAATGTTGCAGTAATCAACCTGTCTGGAAACTGCCTCAAGTCACTTCCAGAACGTTGTTTTAACGGCCTGGGGAAGCTTCACAGTTTGCACATGGAGAACAGTTGCCTCAGCCAGGTCAAGTCGCAGATGTTTGCTGGCCTCTCAACTATCCGAAGGCTCTTCCTACAACACAATGAAATTGTAGCTATTGATGATCATAGTTTCACTGACCTCCACGATCTCCTAGAATTGGACCTTCGATTTAATAAATTGACCCATCTCTCAAGCAGATCATTTATAGGATTAAAGAACCTCTcgtatcttcttctttcttccaacCAGATTCTAACCATTTCTCCAGAGGTCTTCATGTCGGTCCAGCAGCTCCAATGGCTGGATCTCTCAGACAACCAGTTAAAAACCCTGACTGAAGAAACCTTTGTGCCTTTGTCCTCCTTGCGGTATCTCAGTCTCAAGAACAACTATTTGAAATCTCTCTCGGTGGACTCCCTGATTGCTCTCTCCACTATGCAGCAGCTGTGGCTTAATGGAAACCAGTGGGACTGTAGCTGCTCTCTGAAAGGACTACGAGACCTTGCCCTGAGGAACAGCACCATTGTCCCTCACCTGGTCCAGTCGGTATCAGAAGGGGATGACACTGCCAGTCCAGTCTATAATAACATCACATGTGCCAGTCCTCCAGAAGCCATGGGACAAGACATACGAGATCTGAGTGAAGGCCACTTTGCCCACTGCTTGTAA